The DNA region AGGATTTGTTTGACACCTGTAATATAAAATACAACATTGATCCAAATATGATCAAAGGTATGTGGTTCAAATTCATGTGCAATATCGGAGAGAATCTAACCTGTGCACTTTTGGGTGTGCCCTTTGGTGCATTTCATGTAAGCGAACATGCAAATGAGATTCGTCGTAATGCCATGTGGGAAGTAGTTGAAATTGCACAACGGATTGGGATCGATTTAGGACAGGCAGATATAGAACGACAGGAGAATACGGTTAAGTCCATACCTTTTCCTAACAAACCTTCCACACTGCAGGATTTGGAAAACGGTCGCATAACGGAGATTGATATGTTTGCGGGTAAAGTGGTAAAGCTGGGTGAAGAACTGGGTATTGAAACACCTATGAATAGAATGTTCTACCACGGGATTAAGGTTTATGAGGAAAAGAATGCGGGAAGGTTTGAGTATAAGGTTATTCATCAATAGTACTTTAAAATAGGTAGGTGGTGAAGTTATGAAAAAAGCGATCGTAATCGGAGCAAGTAGTGGTATAGGAAGAGAACTAGCTATAAGACTCAGTAAAGGGGGCTATTTTGTTGGTGTGACAGGACGACGGGTAGAATTATTGGAAGAAATTAAAGGGATGTTTCCACAACAAATCCTCATTAAAAAAATGGATGTTACAAATACAGAGGAAGCAATGAAAAATCTTAAGAATCTTATTGGTGATTTAGGCGGACTGGATTTAATCATTATTAACGCAGGATTTGGTCATATAAATAAAGAACTGAATTGGGAATCGGAGAAACATACAATCGAGGTTAATGCACTTGGATTCACAGCGATGGTAAATGTGGCTTATAGATATTTTCGTAAAGAAAAAAAGGGGTGTATTGTAGGTATCTCATCTATTGCCAGTATCAGAGGCAGTTCCTATGCTCCAGCTTATAGTGCGTCTAAAGCGTTTGTCTCTAATTATTTGGAAGGTATCAGAGGTTTATCAAAAAAGGAAAAATCACATATCAAAATCATTGACGTTAAACCTGGATTCGTTGATACTGCTATGGCGAAGGGAGATAAAGTGTTTTGGGTTGCACCGGTTGAAAAAGCTGCAAAGCAAATATTAGTAGCCATTGAAAAGGGAAGAGAAAAAGTCATTGTTACAAAGAGATGGGTGATTATTAGTAGTCTAATGAAAATCTTGCCTGAATGGATTTATGCTAAGCTATAAAAGGATAAAGAAAGAAAATGAAATTTAGGTCATATTCGTGAAATAGGTGGCTTGAGAAGAGGTTCAAAAATATCGCCAACCACTTAACAAGCAATTGGCGATAAAAGATGTTTCAACTATTCTTCATATACAATAACTGCTTCCTTGGTACTATTGATCCAGTCCACCTTGCAGTTAAGATTTTCAGCTGAAAATCTTACAGGTACAAAGGTTCTCCCATTTTTGGATGCAGGAGCCACATCCATTTTCTTACTTACACCGTTTATCTTTATATCAGTTTTACCTATCCACATTTCGACAGTATTTCCTCGAGCTTTAAGAGTTACTTTCTGAGTTGCACCGTCCCAATCAACAGTACCGCCCATGGCTTCAACCACCGCACGGATAGGTACCATGGTTCTTCCGGATATAGTTATTGGTGCTGTGCCTCTGCCAGGATCAACTTCCTGGTTTATACCATCTACGCTCATATTTGGACTGTCAAGTTTAAGCATTATGAAGTGCTTGAAACTTCCAGGTTTATAGATCGTATTTCCGGTTTTTATAGTAAAAGTTGCAATTGCATCACCAAGCTTTTCATCTATTCCCTCAAAAGGTCTTGCTTCTGAAAGCACTGGCTTTACAGTGTAATAGTAGGTTGTATTAGGCTCAACATTTACATCAGCATAAGAGGTACTGGTGATATAAAAATCAGTTACAGATATTCCCAGATTGTTTTGGGAAGTAGATCTAAAAAGTCTATATCCAAGACCCTTAGCTGGTTGCCACATGATTCTTGAGCCGGATTCAAAAGCTTCTGCGCTGTTTCCACCTGGCGTGATCACCGGAACTGCAGGTGTCCCCGATGCAGGGTACAAGTTAGCCTTTACCGTAGAACGAATATATGCATTCCACCAGGCAACGGCAACGACTTCCATGTATACATTCTTGGCATTGGCAGGAATAGAAGCTGAAATACTATAGTTTGAAGTATAACTTGCACCTACATCAACATATCCCGTTTCCTTTTTATATTGCTTACCATCAGCACCCGTATAACTCAGATAAGCATTATAAAAAATTTTTTGCCCTGCGACTCCATTATTTCGAACAGTTCCCCAAACCTCGACTAAGCCAGGCACAAACTCACCTTTATCGTAATAGTGTTTGTTTTCAGCCTTACCATCTACTTCATCTTTAATAGTTCCGAGATTGATGCCCTTCACGTTATATGTGATCGTCGGTGCCCCGGATGGTACATTAATACCTACTGTCTTTTCTCCCGAAGTAGTCGATGTTTGTTTCACACGATAAAAATCCCCAGTTACCGAAGCACGGATGTAGGCATTCCAGTAAGCAACACAACTGACTTTTATATTCACATGGCTGGCATCATCAGGAATGAACCCTGAAATTCGATATTCAGCGACACCACCGGGTGCTACTGTAATATATCCTGTATTCGCAACTTCATGGACTTTGCCGGTAGAATCCGTATAACTCATCAAAGCTGAATAAAATACATTATTATGTTCAGAGTATGCACTGCCTCCAGGTTTATTATTGGTTACCGTTCCCCATAATTCTACCGTGCCAGGCTCAAAATTACCTTTTTCATACATATGATAGTTTTCCGCCACACCGTCCCGCTCCTTGGTAAGAATACCAAAATTCAAACCACTGACATTATAAGTAATTGTCGGTCCATCTCCTTGTGGATTTACACCCACAGTCCCTCTCCCGTCTGCCCTAGCAGGTATCGTTATCCCCACCAGGCATAAGGATACAACCATAATCAGTGCTAACATCCTTAAAGTTATATTCCTCATTGATATTTTCATTTTATTTAATCCCCTTTCAGTTTTAATAATACCAAAATTGTTGACTTGTTTTAATTTTCCAAATCAAATGTAACAAAATCCAGTCCTTCTAGAAACACACAAAAGGGGTAGTTTTAGAAATACCATCCTACCCAAAAAGTGTAGGATGGTAATATATCCCACCAAAGTTTGAACTTTTTTCTGACAGAATTGAAATTACATCTTCAGGTGGCCTTATACAAGGTATGGAAGAAAGCGAATTTTTCAGCGGTATATCCGTTCCAAGAAATAAGGAACTTATGCGCGTGTTTAAAGACCTCGAACTTGTTGAACATTTGGGATCAGGTATTGCAAGAATTCTGAGAAAATATGATAAATCTATATATCAGATATCTAATAATTATATTAGG from Firmicutes bacterium HGW-Firmicutes-1 includes:
- a CDS encoding oxidoreductase, giving the protein MKKAIVIGASSGIGRELAIRLSKGGYFVGVTGRRVELLEEIKGMFPQQILIKKMDVTNTEEAMKNLKNLIGDLGGLDLIIINAGFGHINKELNWESEKHTIEVNALGFTAMVNVAYRYFRKEKKGCIVGISSIASIRGSSYAPAYSASKAFVSNYLEGIRGLSKKEKSHIKIIDVKPGFVDTAMAKGDKVFWVAPVEKAAKQILVAIEKGREKVIVTKRWVIISSLMKILPEWIYAKL